The Apium graveolens cultivar Ventura chromosome 6, ASM990537v1, whole genome shotgun sequence genome contains a region encoding:
- the LOC141664004 gene encoding cysteine-rich receptor-like protein kinase 15: MIPLSKVKNVSLLALLTFVLVIFVPGFAEPNVTNCSGSQKYTPNSSYEKYVNSLLDRLSLKAPEDGYYESTFGSGEDQVYGQALCRGDVTRKSCQDCVANASREVIKQCPLDREAILWYEKCQVQYSFSPNFFDTYAAKFPDSNDQEKLVVVHRDQYKAQLMQLMNNLAKETYGSKSLFATRKTKFESMTIYALLQCLSNITERSCETCLYKALGELYDNCGYRQGGTVFSRSCNVRFSVNKFYRETSKGSSKKMLMVVTITTGSTLAIVALIGCYYYLHSQKMKGNEDDNGSQNIFLHSMGASSRFVITEESNILSGQDLPFIELAIIKSATNNFSDNHKLGQGGFGTVYKGVLPNGMDIAVKRLSRKSWQGIEEFKNEIILIAKLQHRNLVRLLSCSIEGDEKLLIYEYMTNKSLDRFIYDADKRSQLGWNKRLDIIHGIARGILYLHEDSRLKIIHRDIKPSNVLLDHDMVAKISDFGMARIFGEDEITGNTKRIVGTYGYMAPEYAMGGQFSVKSDVFSFGVILLEIISGKRNSGFYRTEHAQTLIAYAWQLWKEGRELDIADTLLAETCPVSEVSRCIHIGLLCVQEDPEDRPTMSSVVVLFRSETIVLPQPGQPAFSVSRNAFEIAQSSTTDLSSTQFTDSVFFPR, encoded by the exons ATGATACCTCTGAGTAAGGTTAAAAATGTTTCACTTTTAGCATTGCTGACATTTGTACTTGTGATCTTTGTTCCTGGTTTTGCTGAACCAAACGTTACAAATTGTTCGGGTAGCCAAAAATATACCCCCAATAGCTCATATGAAAAGTATGTCAACAGTCTTCTTGATCGTTTATCACTAAAGGCTCCTGAAGACGGATATTATGAGTCTACATTTGGAAGTGGTGAGGATCAAGTATATGGTCAAGCCTTGTGCAGAGGTGATGTTACGCGAAAATCTTGTCAAGACTGTGTTGCAAATGCAAGCAGAGAGGTCATTAAACAATGTCCTCTTGATCGAGAAGCAATCTTATGGTATGAAAAATGCCAAGTTCAATATTCATTTAGCCCAAACTTTTTTGATACTTATGCTGCGAAATTTCCAGATTCAAATGACCAAGAGAAATTGGTTGTGGTCCATCGTGATCAGTATAAGGCACAGTTGATGCAGTTGATGAATAACCTTGCAAAAGAGACGTACGGTTCTAAATCTTTGTTTGCGACAAGGAAAACTAAATTTGAAAGTATGACCATATATGCACTTTTACAATGTTTAAGTAACATCACGGAAAGGTCATGCGAGACATGTTTGTACAAAGCTTTGGGAGAGCTATATGACAACTGTGGTTATCGTCAAGGCGGGACTGTTTTTAGCAGGAGTTGTAATGTGAGGTTTAGCGTCAATAAATTTTACAGAGAAACAAGTAAAG GATCTTCTAAGAAGATGCTGATGGTTGTCACAATTACTACCGGATCGACTTTGGCAATCGTAGCACTGATTGGATgttactattaccttcactctcagAAGATGAAAGGAAATGAAG ACGATAATGGCAGCCAAAATATATTCTTGCATAGCATGGGTGCTTCATCCAGATTTGTGATAACAGAGGAAAGTAACATTCTCAGTGGTCAGGACTTGCCCTTTATAGAGTTGGCTATTATTAAATCAGCTACTAACAATTTTTCGGACAATCACAAGCTTGGGCAAGGTGGTTTTGGCACTGTTTACAAG GGTGTATTACCGAATGGGATGGACATTGCAGTTAAGAGGTTGTCGAGGAAGTCTTGGCAAGGAATAGAGGAGTTCAAGAATGAGATTATATTAATAGCAAAACTTCAACACAGGAACCTAGTGAGACTCCTAAGTTGCAGCATAGAGGGGGATGAGAAGCTGCTAATATATGAGTACATGACCAACAAAAGCCTGGACAGATTTATCTATG ATGCAGATAAACGTTCTCAACTTGGATGGAATAAACGCCTTGACATAATACATGGTATTGCCAGAGGAATACTTTATCTTCATGAGGATTCCCGACTCAAAATCATTCACAGGGATATAAAGCCTAGCAATGTTTTGTTGGACCATGACATGGTTGCTAAAATATCAGATTTCGGCATGGCAAGGATTTTTGGTGAAGATGAAATCACTGGAAACACCAAAAGAATTGTTGGAACATA TGGATACATGGCTCCAGAATATGCAATGGGAGGACAGTTCTCGGTGAAATCTGATGTTTTCAGTTTTGGGGTAATCTTGCTTGAGATCATCAGCGGGAAAAGAAACAGTGGCTTTTACCGAACCGAGCATGCTCAGACACTCATTGCATAT GCATGGCAGCTGTGGAAGGAAGGAAGAGAATTGGATATTGCAGACACATTATTGGCAGAAACATGTCCTGTGTCAGAAGTTTCCAGGTGCATTCATATTGGACTTCTGTGTGTCCAGGAAGATCCGGAAGACAGACCTACGATGTCATCTGTTGTAGTTCTGTTCAGGAGTGAAACGATTGTACTACCTCAACCAGGCCAACCTGCATTCTCTGTGAGTAGAAATGCATTTGAAATAGCCCAATCTTCAACCACTGATCTCTCTTCAACTCAGTTCACTGATTCTGTTTTTTTTCCGCGTTGA